A section of the Myxocyprinus asiaticus isolate MX2 ecotype Aquarium Trade chromosome 40, UBuf_Myxa_2, whole genome shotgun sequence genome encodes:
- the LOC127431348 gene encoding nuclear pore complex protein Nup98-Nup96-like isoform X4 produces the protein MFNKSFGAPFGGGTGGFGASSTFGQQNTGFGTTGGFGSSAFGTTNNTGGGLFGTTQNKPGGLFGSNTFSQPVTSSTSSGFGFGATSGTSNSLFGSTNTGGGGLFSQQNNAFGANKPATFGNFGTSTSSGGLFGTTNTASNPFGGASGSLFGSSSFTAAPPGTTIKFNPPTGSDTMVKSGVTASINTKHQCITAMKEYENKSLEELRFEDYQAGRKGPSNPMAAGTGGLFGAAATAAPSTGTGLFGSSAPNTGFSFGQNKTTFGTSSSKDDMSASELSPSCCTVWPSSTSSLDSSKSEYPSTILSKILSASLSPLLPQEWKTGVCTGAFSTTTGGLFGQPPQQQQQQQGSSLFKPFGSATTTQNTGFSFGNTNTMGQPNTSSMGLFGNTAPSQAGGLFGNTNTSTATGFGTGTGLFGQPNAGFGNVGTQNLFGNKPAGFGTTTTSAPPFGTGTGLFGNKPTLTLGTNTNTSTIGFGATGTGGSLFGNKTAATGLGTGLGTFFGGAVGTGQTSLFGNNQNKLGSTLGSVSTFGTGCFNTGASTLNFGAPQQPVALTDQSAAAAQQAVLQQQISALAYSPFGDSPLFRNPLSDPKKKEERLKPTNPAAQKALTTPTQYKLTPRPATRVCPKALSSSGSSKSQLFDGLDDDDEPSFNNGAFMPRKSIKKLVLKNLNNSSLYNNSVNRETDDLASPSEYPQNGLCLSVDGETREVTVDRSVKDDLEVSKFYTNPITKPVPHAQPSLLLQDTITEFNMRGASRYRSGLEANSEEISLVEDSIQEERDEELEARRPPHPAGIVLGRVGYYTIPTMEELGKTLNENGECIVENFTVGRKGYGSVFFPGEVNLTNMNLDDIVYFRRKEIIVYPDDKDKPPVGEGLNRRAEVTLDGVWPNDKTTCCQIKSPERLIEMNYEGRLEAASRKQGARFLEYRPETGSWVFEVAHFSKYGLQESDEEEEVPPSKVDLKKLKTGIPSGIQQLPLTQQQMPPKAQSTAVLELLSHVSELDSDMADITQELPVDSVLGEEDGERTSFDENKLRAETPAEHEPVSASSQIASSMGINPHTLQIMKASLFTEDDECDPFQENGSSKLLKDVASPKVLLSGIGRASIGGLLQAKFTSGGGLFSQLPEAPFGVMPQKLGKTLVSEAPWPSLGPSFLLPPPPPEPTLRTVGARRLGGPVPLESSITVGKGRLLMDAALFKGRSFRVGWGPNWTLVHCGDQISITEAMKEQAAESMGLGFLPKPTKSKPITESLFKVLVEQAVGLELKESAESLALYHRPLEIGLKHSTINTDDPCPYIQPARGVDALHEYAEWIVEVNKDTGAGDAVLAHWRQVWTLCTALWGRLSDQEVESEQNSDYQQQLERRRSFSHWLSESAAECIEEEVGLALQRNHAKAVFSYLTGHCISKACELAQKSGDHRLSLILSQAVGSQYCRDLLALQLSDWNRMQTDSFIEEERLRIFALLAGKPVWQSTDCCVNVCSELDWKRCVAVHLWYMLPPTASVADALAKYEAAFQGSEEGIKYACHPLPPYVDEIELLGLDEEMEENVSKKQLYNICFHLLKLYSDRHYSLQQLLDPSTVTIDRLDYRLSWHLWNVLQALNYNHLSTSCQGLLHTSYAAQLESAGLWEMAIFVLLHIPDSGTQ, from the exons ATGTTCAACAAATCTTTTGGAGCACCCTTTGGGGGAGGGACTGGAGGATTTGGGGCTTCTTCGACATTTGGGCAGCAAA AtactgggtttggaacaacaggtgGCTTTGGTTCTTCAGCATTTGGTACAACAAACAACACAGGAGGAGGACTATTTGGCACCACTCAGAATAAACCTG GTGGCCTTTTTGGCTCAAACACTTTTAGTCAGCCTGTCACATCTTCCACCAGTAGTGGATTTGGGTTTGGTGCCACCAGTGGTACATCAAATAGCCTCTTTGGAAGCACCAACACGGGAGGTGGAGGActgttttcccagcagaacaatGCATTTGGCGCCAACAAACCTGCCACATTTGGCA atTTTGGTACCAGTACCAGTAGTGGTGGATTATTTGGGACAACCAACACAGCATCCAACCCTTTTGGAGGAGCATCAGGCTCTTTGTTTGGGTCGTCAAGTTTCACTGCTGCACCACCTGGCACAACAATCAAATTCAAT CCACCAACTGGGAGTGACACAATGGTGAAGTCTGGTGTGACAGCAAGCATCAACACCAAACACCAGTGCATCACCGCCATGAAGGAATATGAGAACAAATCCTTAGAG GAATTGAGATTTGAGGATTACCAGGCAGGGAGGAAGGGGCCTTCCAACCCCATGGCAGCTGGAACAGGTGGTCTCTTTGGAGCGGCAGCCACAGCCGCTCCCAGCACTGGTACCGGACTCTTTGGCTCTTCCGCTCCAAACACTGGCTTCAGCTTTGGCCAGAACAAGACCACCTTTGGCACCA GCTCCTCAAAAGATGATATGTCCGCCTCTGAGCTTTCACCTTCCTGCTGTACTGTCTGGCCCTCCTCTACCTCATCACTTGACAGCTCTAAATCTGAATACCCTTccacaattctgagtaaaatcCTTTCTGCCTCACTCAGCCCTCTGCTTCCTCAAGAATGGAAAACAGGAGTTT GCACAGGAGCCTTTAGCACAACCACAGGAGGGTTGTTTGGCCAGCCGCcgcagcagcaacaacagcagcaaGGTTCCAGTCTCTTCAAACCATTCGGTTCTGCCACCACCACCCAGAACACTGGTTTCTCCTTTGGCAACACCAATACCATGGGCCAGCCCAATACCAGCAGCATG GGTCTGTTTGGCAACACAGCTCCCTCACAGGCTGGAGGACTCTTTGGAAACACTAATACAAGTACCGCCACCGGCTTTGGCACAGGCACAGGACTTTTTGGTCAACCTAACGCCGGCTTTGGGAATGTGGGTACACAG aaccTTTTTGGTAATAAGCCTGCTGGCTTTGGCACCACCACCACTAGTGCACCACCCTTTGGCACAGGCACTGGTCTCTTTGGAAATAAGCCTACACTCACTCTAGGAACTAACACAAACACCTCTACCATTG GCTTTGGTGCAACTGGTACTGGTGGGAGTCTTTTTGGTAACAAAACTGCTGCAACAGGCCTGGGAACAGGATTGGGAACATTCTTTGGGGGAG CTGTAGGAACTGGGCAGACGTCATTGTTTGGAAACAATCAGAACAAGCTAGGCTCCACCCTGGGGTCAGTGAGTACATTTGGGACTGGATGTTTCAACACTGGAGCCAGCACTCTGAATTTTGGTGCTCCTCAACAGCCTGTGG CTCTGACTGACCAGAGTGCAGCAGCTGCTCAACAGGCTGTCCTTCAACAGCAGATCAGTGCATTGGCCTACTCGCCTTTTGGGGATTCGCCTCTATTCAGAAATCCACTGTCTGACCCCAAGAAGAAAGAAGAG CGTCTGAAGCCCACAAATCCAGCTGCTCAGAAAGCCCTGACGACCCCGACCCAATACAAACTGACCCCTCGTCCTGCCACACGTGTGTGTCCCAAAGCTCTCTCCTCCTCGGGCTCCTCCAAATCTCAGCTTTTTGATGgacttgatgatgatgatgaaccaTCTTTCAACAATGGGGCCTTCATGCCTAG GAAGAGCATAAAGAAGCTTGTGTTGAAGAATCTCAACAACAGCAGTCTGTATAACAATTCTGTAAATAGAGAGACTGATGACTTGGCTTCCCCTTCAGAGTATCCACAGAATGGACTCTG TTTGAGTGTGGATGGAGAGACCAGAGAAGTGACAGTGGATAGAAGTGTGAAGGACGATCTGGAGGTCTCAAAGTTTTATACCAACCCAATCACCAAACCTGTTCCACATGCCCAGCCAAGCCTCTTACTACAGGACACCATCACTGAGTTTAACATGCGGGGAGCTTCCAGGTATCGCAGTGGCCTGGAGGCCAACAGTGAGGAGATCTCTCTGGTAGAGGATTCCATTCAAGAGGAGAGAGATGAGGAACTGGAGGCTCGGAGACCTCCTCACCCTGCTG GTATAGTTCTTGGCCGTGTGGGCTATTATACCATCCCAACCATGGAAGAATTGGGAAAGACGTTGAATGAAAATGGAGAATGTATTGTGGAGAACTTCACAGTTGGCAGGAAAG gCTACGGGTCCGTTTTCTTCCCTGGTGAGGTGAACCTTACCAACATGAACCTGGATGACATTGTGTACTTCAGACGCAAGGAGATAATTGTGTACCCCGATGACAAAGACAAGCCTCCTGTGGGAGAAGGCCTCAACAG ACGAGCAGAGGTCACTTTAGACGGTGTGTGGCCCAATGACAAGACAACATGCTGTCAGATCAAGAGTCCCGAGAGGTTGATTGAGATGAATTATGAGGGCCGACTGGAGGCTGCCTCACGTAAACAGGGTGCTCGCTTCCTGGAGTACCGGCCCGAAACTGGCTCTTGGGTGTTTGAG GTGGCCCACTTTTCAAAGTATGGCCTACAGGAATCAGATGAAGAAGAGGAAGTTCCCCCGTCTAAGGTCGACCTGAAGAAGTTGAAGACGGGCATTCCCTCTGGGATCCAGCAGCTTCCACTGACCCAGCAGCAGATGCCGCCAAAGGCTCAG AGTACTGCAGTTCTTGAGCTGCTCAGCCATGTGTCGGAGTTGGACAGCGACATGGCTGACATTACTCAAGAACTCCCAGTGGACAGTGTTTTGGGTGAGGAGGATGGAGAGAGAACTTCATTCGATGAGAACAAACTGAGAGCTGAGACTCCTGCTGAACACGAGCCGGTTTCTGCCTCCAGTCAAATCGCTTCTTCAATGGGCATCAACCCTCATACCCTACAG ATCATGAAGGCCTCTCTGTTTACAGAGGATGATGAGTGTGACCCGTTTCAAGAAAATGGCTCCTCAAAGCTCTTAAAGGATGTGGCCTCCCCGAAAGTCCTGCTTTCTGGAATTGGCCGCGCATCAA TTGGAGGCTTGCTACAGGCCAAGTTCACCTCAGGAGGAGGACTCTTTTCTCAATTGCCCGAGGCTCCTTTTGGTGTAATGCCTCAGAAGCTTGGTAAAACACTAGTGTCTGAAGCCCCATGGCCATCATTGGGCCCCTCCTTCCTGTTGCCGCCCCCTCCCCCAGAACCTACTCTACGGACTGTGGGGGCCCGCAGGCTAGGGGGGCCTGTCCCTCTGGAGAGCTCTATAACTGTGGGCAAAGGCCGTCTGCTGATGGATGCTGCTCTCTTTAAAGGCCGGTCTTTTAGAGTGGGCTGGGGGCCCAATTGGACATTGGTGCACTGTGGAGATCAAATTAGCATCACCGAAGCCATGAAGGAGCAGGCAGCGGAGAGCATGGGACTTGGCTTCTTACCCAAACCAACTAAGAGCAAACC GATCACTGAAAGTCTATTTAAAGTGCTTGTGGAGCAGGCTGTGGGCCTAGAACTCAAGGAATCAGCAGAGAGCCTGGCTCTATACCACAGACCACTGGAGATCGGTCTGAAGCATAGCACAATCAACACTGATGACCCTTGTCCCTATATTCAGCCAGCAAGAGGAGTGGATGCTTTGCATGAGTATGCCGAGTGGATTGTGGAGGTCAACAAAGATACAGGAGCAGGAGATG CTGTCTTAGCTCACTGGCGGCAGGTTTGGACTCTGTGTACTGCTTTGTGGGGTCGTTTGAGTGACCAGGAGGTGGAGTCTGAGCAAAATTCAGACTACCAGCAGCAGCTTGAGCGGCGTAGGAGCTTCTCGCACTGGCTGTCTGAGAGCGCAGCCGAGTGCATTGAGGAGGAGGTGGGCTTGGCACTGCAGCGCAACCATGCTAAGGCAGTATTCAGTTACCTTACTGGCCACTGCATTAGTAAGGCTTGCGAACTGGCCCAGAAGAGTG GGGACCATCGGCTTTCTCTAATTCTGTCTCAGGCTGTGGGCTCTCAGTATTGTAGAGATCTTTTGGCTCTACAGCTCAGTGACTGGAACAGGATGCAGACCGACTCCTTCATAGAAGAAGAGAGATTACGAATTTTCGCTCTGCTTGCAGGCAAGCCA GTGTGGCAGTCAACAGACTGCTGTGTAAACGTTTGCTCTGAACTCGATTGGAAGCGGTGTGTTGCTGTTCATCTTTGGTACATGCTGCCTCCCACTGCTTCTGTAGCCGATGCTCTAGCCAAATATGAAGCTGCCTTTCAG GGCTCAGAGGAAGGGATAAAGTATGCTTGCCATCCTTTACCTCCCTATGTAGATGAAATTGAGTTGTTGGGTTTGGATGAAGAAATGGAGGAGAACGTATCCAAAAAGCAGCTCTACAATATCTGCTTCCACTTGCTCAAACTTTACAGCGATAG GCACTACAGCCTACAACAGCTACTAGATCCCAGCACAGTAACGATCGATCGTCTGGATTACCGGCTAAGCTGGCACCTGTGGAACGTGTTGCAGGCTCTGAACTACAACCACTTGTCCACCTCATGCCAGGGCTTGCTGCACACAAGCTATGCCGCCCAGCTGGAGAGTGCTGGACTATGGGAGATGGCTATATTTGTGCTGCTACACATACCTGACTCTGG